The Metabacillus schmidteae genome includes a region encoding these proteins:
- a CDS encoding acyltransferase has product MDIVIRVFKNIFVAMAYFLLNSLRLAKIKKGTNTRIYYNVFVKEPQNISIGDNTFINNGCFLWGAPEGKIVIGNDVLFGPSVKLIASNHGTSRDDLIRKNPWYDGDIIIEDDVWIGANTVILKGVKIGKGSVIAAGAIVNKDVAPYTIVGGIPARKLKDRV; this is encoded by the coding sequence ATGGATATTGTCATCAGAGTTTTTAAAAATATATTTGTTGCAATGGCATATTTTCTATTGAACTCCCTTAGGTTAGCAAAAATAAAAAAGGGAACTAATACAAGAATCTATTATAATGTCTTTGTAAAAGAGCCGCAAAATATTAGTATTGGTGATAATACTTTTATAAATAATGGCTGCTTTCTTTGGGGGGCACCTGAAGGGAAAATAGTAATCGGTAATGATGTGTTGTTTGGTCCTTCAGTAAAATTGATAGCATCCAACCATGGAACTTCGCGTGATGATTTGATAAGAAAAAATCCTTGGTACGACGGAGATATAATTATTGAGGACGATGTTTGGATCGGAGCGAATACTGTAATTTTAAAAGGTGTTAAAATTGGAAAAGGCTCTGTAATAGCAGCAGGTGCTATCGTTAATAAAGATGTTGCCCCTTACACAATTGTCGGCGGAATTCCTGCTAGGAAACTTAAAGATAGAGTCTAA
- a CDS encoding CpsD/CapB family tyrosine-protein kinase, producing MARKQLAQLKSLARNLVTMKDPKSPVSEQYRTIRTNIQYSSVDKKIKLLMVTSSKPMEGKSTTVANLAVVFAQQGKRVLVIDADMRKPTVHYTFRADNMVGLINVLSKEASIEKAVQATEHENLFVLTSGPVPPNPAELLESNAMNDLIEIVKEQFDFIIFDTPPLLAVTDAQIIANKCDGTVLVIQSGKTEIDSAIKAKDILVNASGKYLGVVINGKKQKDNQYYYYYGGK from the coding sequence GTGGCGCGTAAGCAGTTAGCACAATTAAAGAGTCTTGCTCGGAATTTAGTGACAATGAAGGATCCTAAGTCCCCTGTTTCTGAGCAGTATCGTACAATTCGTACGAACATTCAATATTCTTCAGTAGATAAGAAAATTAAATTATTAATGGTCACATCCTCAAAGCCGATGGAAGGGAAATCTACTACTGTTGCGAATCTAGCGGTCGTATTTGCCCAGCAGGGGAAGCGGGTACTTGTAATTGATGCAGATATGCGTAAGCCAACGGTTCATTATACATTTCGTGCCGATAATATGGTAGGACTCATTAATGTTCTATCAAAGGAAGCATCCATTGAGAAGGCAGTTCAAGCTACTGAGCATGAGAATTTATTTGTATTAACAAGTGGTCCGGTTCCTCCCAATCCTGCGGAATTACTAGAATCCAATGCGATGAATGATTTGATTGAGATTGTGAAAGAGCAATTTGATTTTATTATTTTTGACACACCGCCTTTATTAGCTGTTACAGATGCCCAAATTATTGCGAATAAATGTGATGGTACTGTACTGGTTATTCAAAGTGGAAAAACAGAAATTGATTCTGCAATAAAAGCAAAAGATATACTTGTCAATGCTAGTGGGAAATACCTTGGAGTTGTTATTAACGGGAAAAAGCAAAAAGATAATCAATATTATTATTACTATGGAGGAAAATAG
- a CDS encoding cellulase family glycosylhydrolase encodes MKNKKIIIFMILVLLLIVLFIDNILTGRNIKELSETVPNNLGIQTHIASSDVDVTAIQNNGFKIVRDDILWHRVEQTPNKYDFDTTGYDAYNNALMDHNIRPYYILSYSNSLYEKGNSVVTKRGRKAYTNFVRQAASRYKNQHAIWEIWNEPNSERFWSPTDSSAEKYTHLVKSASKTIKRSDPTGIVVAPALSTIDNNSFDWLEETFKQGILKDIDALSVHLYRGTEPETVIEDYKAIKKLIAKYSDKDIPVLSGEWGYSTGEAFYGVELDQRQQAQYLVRMYLINMYLGIPINIWYDWQGHSSNVDDGEHNFGIREFGTQQPKEASLGASTLANTLNGYKFLKRIELNDNKDYIFEFINNKGEVIYVCWTRGTEHAITWPGTEQIKGQVISMLGEQLGVVDTGNSSINLSKSPIYIKVLN; translated from the coding sequence ATGAAAAATAAAAAAATAATAATATTCATGATACTTGTTTTGCTACTAATCGTTCTTTTTATTGATAATATACTTACCGGTCGAAATATAAAGGAACTATCTGAAACTGTACCAAATAACTTAGGTATACAAACTCATATTGCAAGTTCAGATGTCGATGTTACGGCTATACAAAATAATGGGTTCAAGATAGTCCGTGATGATATACTATGGCATAGAGTAGAGCAAACACCTAACAAGTATGATTTTGATACTACAGGTTATGATGCTTATAATAATGCGTTAATGGATCATAATATTCGTCCCTATTATATTCTTAGTTATAGTAATTCTTTATATGAAAAGGGCAATTCTGTCGTTACAAAAAGAGGCAGGAAGGCATATACTAATTTTGTCAGGCAGGCTGCCTCAAGATATAAAAATCAACATGCAATATGGGAAATCTGGAATGAGCCTAATTCTGAGAGATTTTGGAGTCCGACAGATTCAAGTGCTGAGAAGTATACTCATCTTGTTAAATCTGCCTCAAAAACAATTAAAAGAAGTGACCCTACTGGAATTGTAGTAGCACCTGCATTATCAACCATTGATAACAATTCATTTGATTGGCTTGAAGAAACATTTAAACAAGGCATATTAAAGGACATTGATGCACTCTCTGTTCATCTATATCGTGGAACTGAACCAGAAACAGTGATTGAAGATTACAAAGCTATAAAAAAGTTAATAGCAAAGTATAGTGATAAAGACATCCCTGTTTTATCCGGTGAATGGGGATATTCAACTGGTGAAGCTTTTTATGGTGTGGAACTTGATCAAAGACAACAGGCACAATATCTAGTTAGAATGTACCTAATTAATATGTATTTGGGTATTCCAATTAATATTTGGTACGATTGGCAAGGTCATAGTTCAAATGTAGATGATGGAGAACATAATTTTGGTATCAGAGAATTTGGTACCCAACAACCCAAAGAGGCTTCCCTAGGTGCCTCTACTTTAGCAAATACTCTTAATGGCTATAAATTTTTAAAAAGAATTGAGCTTAATGATAATAAGGATTATATATTTGAATTTATAAATAACAAAGGTGAAGTCATATATGTTTGTTGGACTCGAGGAACAGAGCATGCTATTACTTGGCCTGGGACAGAACAAATTAAAGGGCAAGTTATATCTATGCTAGGGGAACAATTAGGGGTAGTTGATACTGGAAACAGCTCTATTAACTTATCTAAAAGTCCTATTTATATTAAAGTATTAAACTAA
- a CDS encoding YveK family protein encodes MEDGISLLELVDIIKKRLWLIIMITIVATTASGLVSYFLLTPVYQTSTELLVKPKTEQNVLVPNDISLNSQIINTYTEIIKSPAVLEEVSNELNLNRDLSSQITVTTKNESQILLVTVNDTDPVLAKDIANTVASVFQRELVNIMNIDNVNILSKAEDGKHVEPNPVMNMAIAFVIGLMIGVGLAFLLDYFDKTIKNEQDVERYLESPVLGSITLIENDDVADKKGSTKMENRMVRGDSRGA; translated from the coding sequence ATGGAAGATGGAATTAGCCTATTAGAATTGGTTGACATAATAAAAAAGCGTCTATGGCTCATTATTATGATTACAATTGTTGCAACGACTGCTAGTGGTCTTGTAAGCTACTTTTTACTAACACCGGTCTATCAAACTTCAACAGAGCTTCTCGTGAAACCAAAAACGGAACAGAATGTTCTTGTTCCAAATGATATCTCTCTTAATTCTCAGATTATTAATACGTATACTGAAATTATTAAAAGTCCTGCTGTTCTAGAGGAAGTATCGAACGAATTAAATCTTAATCGAGATTTATCCTCACAAATTACCGTCACAACGAAAAATGAATCTCAAATTTTACTAGTAACTGTAAATGATACAGATCCAGTTTTAGCGAAGGATATTGCAAACACTGTTGCATCTGTTTTTCAACGTGAATTGGTGAACATTATGAATATTGATAATGTGAATATTCTTTCGAAGGCTGAAGATGGCAAGCATGTTGAACCGAACCCAGTAATGAATATGGCAATTGCCTTTGTCATTGGATTAATGATTGGAGTAGGCCTTGCGTTTTTATTAGATTACTTTGATAAAACAATTAAAAACGAACAGGATGTTGAGAGATATTTAGAGTCACCTGTGTTAGGGTCAATAACATTGATTGAAAATGATGATGTCGCTGATAAAAAGGGTTCTACGAAAATGGAAAATCGTATGGTGAGAGGTGATTCACGTGGCGCGTAA
- a CDS encoding flippase, whose product MSSTTKNIFYVILQQFIMLFLPLLTIPYVSRVLEPSGVGIVGYSTSIVMLFINLALLGSELYGVKEVAKVRNDKGKLSQVFSEIFILRLSLLVLATIIYISMTHFYFSNKILFYFQAINLIAYMIDINWFYQGMEQFKKILYRNLLIKSIGFISIFIFVKDKNDVYLYAIILALSILIGNSFMWFKLMTFVGSFKRIAVRNIKKHFTKMLALFVAGFSIMIYILTDKIMLGILSTTTEVGLYEQGQKIINVLVTIATAFSAVMLPKAAQIIKEGNLKDISKLINQSISIISFIVLPICIIFLLLSSEFIPWFLGEEFQKSTAVGQILAPLIFIKAIGVMLGSTYFIPMEKNKEYTIPLVAGAIVNIVLNFILIPQYGAMGSSISTLLTELMILIIQLIFLRNIISLTTLIKKGLLKYIIANIIMVVIVLVCKTFIHIQSDLLNILCYGLLSVFIYLILMVIFKDQYTKSVYNMVLSKVRK is encoded by the coding sequence ATGAGTTCAACAACAAAAAATATTTTTTATGTAATATTGCAGCAATTTATCATGTTGTTTTTACCGTTACTAACCATCCCTTATGTTTCTAGGGTACTTGAACCTTCAGGAGTTGGGATAGTTGGATACAGTACTTCAATTGTCATGTTATTTATCAACCTTGCTTTATTAGGGTCAGAACTTTATGGTGTAAAAGAAGTTGCAAAAGTAAGAAATGATAAAGGAAAACTAAGTCAAGTCTTTAGCGAAATATTTATTCTTAGATTATCATTACTTGTTTTAGCGACAATTATTTATATTTCTATGACTCATTTCTATTTTTCTAATAAGATACTCTTTTATTTTCAAGCTATTAATCTTATTGCATATATGATTGATATAAATTGGTTCTACCAGGGAATGGAACAGTTTAAGAAAATACTATATAGGAATTTATTAATTAAATCGATTGGATTTATTAGTATTTTTATTTTTGTAAAAGATAAAAATGATGTTTATCTATATGCAATCATTCTTGCACTTTCTATTTTAATTGGAAATAGCTTTATGTGGTTTAAATTAATGACTTTTGTCGGATCGTTTAAGAGAATAGCTGTTAGAAATATTAAAAAACATTTTACAAAAATGCTCGCATTATTTGTTGCAGGCTTCTCTATTATGATCTATATCCTGACCGATAAAATTATGCTGGGGATCTTATCGACAACCACTGAGGTTGGCCTATATGAACAGGGCCAAAAGATCATAAATGTTTTGGTTACAATAGCAACAGCGTTTAGTGCAGTCATGCTTCCAAAAGCAGCTCAAATTATAAAAGAAGGTAACCTAAAAGATATTAGTAAACTAATCAATCAAAGTATTTCAATTATCTCATTTATAGTACTGCCAATTTGTATAATTTTCCTACTATTATCTAGTGAGTTTATTCCTTGGTTTCTAGGTGAAGAATTCCAAAAAAGTACTGCGGTCGGTCAAATATTAGCACCCTTAATTTTTATTAAAGCAATAGGTGTAATGCTTGGCTCAACTTATTTTATTCCTATGGAAAAGAATAAAGAATATACTATCCCATTAGTTGCAGGAGCAATAGTAAATATTGTATTGAATTTTATCCTCATCCCTCAATATGGGGCGATGGGATCATCAATTTCAACTTTACTAACTGAGTTGATGATATTAATCATTCAATTGATTTTCCTAAGAAACATAATTAGTCTTACAACGTTGATAAAAAAAGGCCTTTTAAAGTATATAATCGCTAATATAATAATGGTTGTTATAGTCCTTGTTTGTAAAACATTTATCCATATTCAATCAGATTTGTTAAATATTCTGTGTTATGGACTTCTATCTGTTTTCATCTATTTAATTTTGATGGTGATCTTTAAAGACCAGTATACAAAGTCTGTTTACAACATGGTTCTAAGTAAAGTTAGAAAATAA
- a CDS encoding glycosyltransferase family 2 protein, translating to MRVAVSVIIPVYNVEKYLEKCLDSVLSQTFTNIEIIVLNDGSTDNSSEILKRYQEIENIKLINKENEGLSETRNKGLLQAQGEYVLFIDSDDSITNNMVEVMYKQAQTTDADIVVSKAMNEYEDGSKEDMFSNDFNEQEIIGNMEALRRFWSGEINGHIWNKLIRRRLMIDNKITFPKGKLYEDAPTLIHLIKHSQKLSFVNQSLYFYLQRQGSITKKPTYKALVDHIAILSEIEANIEEDVYKRLYNEEFQFFLLNTLYFNIYLLNQLYPDDKEAYKTYKRSLSKYINALNINNLFRNKYLNSSNKVRLMLIKTGLVYMLRYRYR from the coding sequence TTGAGAGTAGCTGTAAGTGTCATAATTCCAGTTTATAATGTGGAAAAATATCTTGAAAAATGTTTAGATAGCGTACTATCCCAGACCTTCACTAATATAGAGATTATTGTCCTTAACGATGGTTCAACTGACAATAGTAGTGAAATTCTAAAAAGGTACCAAGAAATAGAGAATATCAAATTAATCAATAAAGAAAATGAAGGTTTAAGTGAAACGAGAAATAAAGGTTTGTTGCAGGCTCAGGGTGAGTATGTTTTATTTATAGATAGCGATGATTCTATAACAAACAATATGGTTGAAGTAATGTATAAACAAGCCCAAACAACAGATGCTGATATTGTGGTATCCAAAGCAATGAATGAGTATGAAGATGGCAGTAAGGAAGATATGTTTTCAAATGATTTCAATGAACAAGAAATAATAGGGAATATGGAAGCTCTTAGAAGATTTTGGTCTGGAGAAATCAATGGACATATTTGGAATAAGTTAATTAGAAGAAGATTAATGATTGATAATAAAATTACTTTTCCTAAAGGGAAATTATATGAAGATGCCCCTACACTTATTCATCTTATCAAACATTCCCAGAAACTATCGTTTGTAAATCAAAGTCTATATTTTTATTTACAAAGACAAGGTTCTATAACAAAGAAACCAACATATAAAGCATTGGTAGACCATATCGCAATCCTCTCAGAAATTGAGGCAAATATTGAAGAGGACGTCTATAAAAGATTATATAACGAAGAATTTCAATTTTTTCTACTAAATACTTTATATTTTAATATATATCTTTTAAACCAGCTTTATCCTGATGATAAAGAAGCATATAAAACATATAAAAGATCACTAAGTAAATATATAAACGCCTTAAATATAAATAATCTTTTCAGAAACAAGTATCTAAATTCTTCAAATAAAGTAAGGTTAATGTTAATCAAAACTGGTTTAGTATATATGCTAAGGTATAGATATAGATAA